One stretch of Streptomyces peucetius DNA includes these proteins:
- a CDS encoding Lrp/AsnC family transcriptional regulator → MAIDHLDGRLIVLLAREPRIGVLEASRRLGVARGTVQARMDRLQAQGVIRGFGPDVDPAALGYPVTAFATLEIKQGQGADVRAHLATVPEVLELHTTTGHGDMLCRLVARSNADLQRVIDRVVGFEGIVRASTAIVMENPVPLRIIPLVEQAAEDSRGT, encoded by the coding sequence ATGGCGATCGATCATCTGGACGGGCGGCTCATCGTGCTGCTGGCACGTGAGCCGAGGATCGGTGTACTGGAGGCGTCACGGCGGCTCGGCGTGGCACGCGGGACGGTACAGGCGCGCATGGACCGGTTGCAGGCACAGGGGGTCATCCGGGGTTTCGGGCCGGACGTCGACCCGGCGGCGCTCGGATATCCGGTGACCGCCTTCGCGACGCTGGAGATCAAACAGGGGCAGGGCGCGGACGTGCGCGCACATCTGGCGACCGTGCCCGAGGTGCTCGAACTGCACACCACCACCGGACACGGGGACATGCTCTGCCGGCTGGTCGCCCGCTCCAACGCCGACCTCCAGCGGGTGATCGACCGGGTGGTCGGCTTCGAGGGGATCGTACGGGCGTCGACGGCGATCGTGATGGAGAACCCGGTGCCGCTGCGGATCATCCCGCTGGTGGAGCAGGCGGCGGAGGACTCGCGGGGCACCTGA
- a CDS encoding IclR family transcriptional regulator — protein MTAETSQTLDRGLRVLKLLADTDHGLTVTELSNKLGVNRTVVYRLLATLEQHALVRRDLGGRARVGLGVLRLGRQVHPLVREAAMPALRSLAEDIGATAHLTLVDGAEALAVAVVEPTWTDYHVAYRAGFRHPLDRGAAGKAILAARRTKTTEPGYTLTHGELEAGASGAAAALVGVTGIEGSVGVVMLADSVPERVGPRVVDAAREVADALR, from the coding sequence GTGACCGCGGAAACCTCCCAGACGCTCGACAGGGGACTACGTGTCCTCAAGCTGCTCGCCGATACCGACCACGGGCTGACCGTCACCGAGTTGTCCAACAAACTCGGCGTCAACCGCACCGTCGTCTACCGTCTGCTCGCCACCCTCGAGCAGCACGCCCTCGTCCGCCGCGACCTCGGCGGGCGGGCCAGGGTCGGCCTCGGCGTGCTGCGCCTCGGCCGCCAGGTCCACCCGCTGGTGCGGGAGGCGGCGATGCCCGCGTTGCGCTCCCTCGCCGAGGACATAGGCGCCACCGCGCACCTCACGCTCGTCGACGGGGCAGAGGCTCTCGCCGTCGCCGTCGTCGAGCCCACGTGGACCGACTACCACGTCGCCTACCGGGCAGGTTTCCGGCACCCGCTGGACCGGGGCGCGGCAGGCAAGGCCATCCTCGCCGCCCGCCGGACGAAGACCACCGAGCCCGGATACACCCTCACCCACGGCGAACTGGAAGCGGGCGCGAGCGGCGCGGCCGCGGCGCTGGTGGGGGTGACGGGCATAGAGGGCAGCGTCGGCGTGGTGATGCTCGCGGACTCCGTTCCGGAACGGGTCGGCCCCCGCGTGGTCGACGCGGCGCGCGAGGTCGCGGACGCGCTCCGCTGA
- a CDS encoding class F sortase produces the protein MSRPRHRTARPARALTAAVCLVLAAVAGCSAPQRTAAPDPAPPASTASAPAPASPDRRRTAAEPVQVAIPSIGVRSALMRLGLQPDGTVEVPPAEKGMTAGWYTGAAVPGELGAAVIIGHNETRFGRAVFHDLRDIRRGADITVRDAAGTAHRFTVTATETVSKKAFPTERVYGATDDRVLRLITCDGAFDDEGHPVDNLIVHAALRP, from the coding sequence ATGTCCCGACCCCGCCACCGGACCGCCCGGCCGGCCCGCGCGCTCACGGCCGCCGTGTGCCTGGTGCTCGCCGCAGTCGCCGGATGCTCGGCACCGCAGCGGACGGCCGCCCCCGACCCCGCGCCACCGGCGTCCACCGCATCGGCACCCGCCCCGGCGTCCCCCGACAGGCGCCGGACGGCCGCCGAACCCGTACAGGTCGCGATCCCCTCGATCGGCGTGCGCAGCGCACTCATGCGGCTCGGCCTGCAGCCGGACGGCACGGTCGAGGTACCGCCCGCGGAGAAGGGCATGACGGCCGGCTGGTACACCGGCGCGGCCGTCCCGGGCGAGCTCGGCGCCGCCGTGATCATCGGCCACAACGAGACGCGGTTCGGCCGGGCCGTCTTCCACGACCTGAGGGACATCCGTCGGGGCGCGGACATCACCGTCCGCGACGCCGCCGGGACGGCGCACCGCTTCACCGTCACCGCCACCGAGACCGTCAGCAAGAAGGCGTTCCCGACCGAGCGGGTCTACGGGGCGACCGACGACCGGGTCTTGCGTCTCATCACCTGCGACGGGGCCTTCGACGACGAGGGCCATCCGGTGGACAACCTCATCGTCCACGCCGCCCTGCGCCCGTAG
- a CDS encoding DEAD/DEAH box helicase — MTTTASHHLSPAFPGRAPWGTANKLRAWQQGAMDKYVQEQPRDFLAVATPGAGKTTFALTLASWLLHHHVVQQVTVVAPTEHLKKQWAAAAARIGIKLDPEYSAGPLSKEYHGVAVTYAGVGVRPMLHRNRCEQRKTLVILDEIHHAGDSKSWGEACLEAFEPATRRLALTGTPFRSDTNPIPFVTYEEGNDGIRRSAADYTYGYGNALGDGVVRPVIFLSYSGNMRWRTKAGDEVAARLGEPMTKDAISQAWRTALDPRGDWMPNVLRAADQRLTEVRKGIPDAGGLVIASDQDSARAYAKLIREITGNKATVVLSDEAAASKRIEEFSEDGSRWMVAVRMVSEGVDVPRLAVGVYATTISTPLFFAQAVGRFVRSRRRGETASVFLPTIPGLLGFASEMEVERDHALDKPKKEGEEDPYAESEKEMAEAEKQQDEDTGEQDMLPFEALESDAVFDRVLYDGAEFGMQAHPGSEEEQDYLGIPGLLEPDQVQLLLQKRQARQIAHSRKKPDEEADLLELPAERRPVVSHKELLELRKQLNTMVGAYVHQSGKPHGVIHTELRRVCGGPPSAEATAGQIRERIKKVQEWATRMR, encoded by the coding sequence GTGACTACTACCGCCTCCCACCATCTCTCACCCGCCTTCCCCGGCCGCGCCCCCTGGGGCACTGCCAACAAGCTGCGTGCCTGGCAGCAGGGCGCGATGGACAAGTACGTCCAGGAGCAGCCGCGTGACTTTCTCGCCGTCGCCACGCCCGGCGCCGGCAAGACGACCTTCGCGCTGACCCTCGCCTCCTGGCTGCTGCACCACCATGTCGTGCAGCAGGTGACCGTCGTCGCGCCGACCGAGCACCTGAAGAAGCAGTGGGCGGCCGCGGCGGCGCGGATAGGGATCAAACTGGACCCGGAGTACAGCGCGGGACCGCTGAGCAAGGAGTACCACGGGGTCGCGGTCACGTACGCGGGTGTCGGCGTACGCCCGATGCTGCACCGCAACCGCTGCGAGCAGCGCAAGACCCTCGTGATCCTCGACGAGATCCACCACGCCGGTGACTCCAAGTCGTGGGGCGAGGCGTGTCTCGAGGCATTCGAGCCGGCGACCCGGCGGCTCGCGCTCACCGGTACGCCGTTCCGGTCCGACACCAATCCCATCCCCTTCGTCACGTACGAGGAAGGCAACGACGGGATCCGGCGCTCCGCCGCCGACTACACGTACGGCTACGGCAACGCGCTGGGCGACGGCGTCGTCCGGCCCGTGATCTTCCTGTCCTACAGTGGCAACATGCGCTGGCGCACCAAGGCCGGCGACGAGGTCGCAGCACGGCTCGGCGAGCCGATGACCAAGGACGCGATCTCCCAGGCCTGGCGCACTGCGCTCGACCCCCGCGGCGACTGGATGCCGAACGTGCTGCGCGCCGCCGACCAGCGGCTCACCGAGGTGCGCAAGGGCATCCCGGACGCGGGCGGACTCGTCATCGCCTCCGACCAGGACTCCGCCCGCGCCTACGCCAAGCTCATCCGCGAGATCACCGGCAACAAGGCCACCGTCGTCCTCTCCGACGAGGCGGCCGCGTCCAAGCGCATCGAGGAGTTCAGCGAGGACGGCTCCCGCTGGATGGTCGCGGTCCGCATGGTGTCCGAAGGCGTCGACGTACCGCGCCTCGCCGTCGGCGTGTACGCGACGACGATTTCGACGCCCCTGTTCTTCGCCCAGGCCGTGGGCCGTTTCGTACGGTCCCGCCGGCGCGGCGAGACGGCGTCCGTGTTCCTGCCGACCATCCCGGGCCTGCTCGGTTTCGCCTCCGAGATGGAGGTCGAGCGCGACCACGCCCTCGACAAGCCGAAGAAGGAGGGCGAGGAGGACCCGTACGCCGAGTCCGAGAAGGAGATGGCGGAGGCCGAGAAGCAGCAGGACGAGGACACCGGCGAACAGGACATGCTGCCCTTCGAGGCACTGGAGTCCGACGCCGTCTTCGACCGCGTGCTGTACGACGGCGCCGAGTTCGGCATGCAGGCCCACCCGGGCAGCGAGGAGGAGCAGGACTACCTCGGCATCCCGGGACTGCTCGAACCGGACCAGGTGCAGCTGCTGCTCCAGAAGCGGCAGGCGCGCCAGATCGCGCACAGCCGCAAGAAGCCCGACGAGGAGGCCGACCTCCTGGAACTCCCGGCCGAGCGGCGACCGGTCGTCTCCCACAAGGAGCTGCTGGAACTGCGCAAGCAGCTGAACACCATGGTCGGCGCCTACGTCCACCAGAGCGGCAAACCGCACGGCGTCATCCACACCGAGCTGCGCAGGGTGTGCGGCGGACCGCCGAGCGCGGAGGCGACGGCGGGTCAGATCCGGGAGCGGATCAAGAAGGTTCAGGAGTGGGCCACGCGCATGCGCTGA
- a CDS encoding sensor histidine kinase, translated as MPRAERERTSPGRLPLRKSLLGRLLAVSALVAACSVAATAWLAVQTTSGAIKQEQGQNLADDARIYNTLLGYAATHPEWDGVDATLRKLAAQTGRRIALTTQQRTPLADSADSADSADSAGPVPALPPTASAVVDPLSPDTALAPAGGAQPGTADRIDPRAVGPFELTASERTRLHDAARRAADCLTGYGIAVDVVEEPSGRPRIQTVGNDPDRARGARCPTDALDTPTATEAKALAALDDLANACLVRQGFDEVRLNPDLSWSLPPQPMPAPREADDEQDRVVASCVGTARREQLSAYVASPALLFIGDADTANVPGFDLSPANTARIAGAAALVLALTFGASLLAATRLVRPLQALTGAAQRMKDGHPEPVPVSADNEIGRLAAAFNDMAAHRARLEGQRKAMVSDVAHELRTPLSNIRGWLEAAQDGLAEPDPALVSSLLEEAVQLQHIIDDLRDLSEADAGALRLHPEPLRVGELLGQATAAHQGLAEAAGVTLKTVVGAAVPVLTADPVRLRQALGNLLSNAVRHTPAGGSVTLRAYEAEAGTVAVEVADTGSGIPADALPYVFDRFWRAEKSRNRRTGGSGLGLAIVRQLAEAHGGTVEVSGGEGRGAVFTLRLPAAGPDGMTTAV; from the coding sequence GTGCCGCGGGCTGAGCGGGAACGCACGAGCCCGGGGCGGCTGCCGCTCCGCAAGAGCCTGCTGGGCCGGCTGCTGGCCGTCTCCGCCCTCGTCGCCGCCTGCTCCGTGGCCGCCACCGCCTGGCTCGCCGTGCAGACCACCTCCGGTGCGATCAAGCAGGAACAGGGCCAGAACCTCGCCGACGACGCCCGGATCTACAACACCCTCCTCGGCTACGCCGCCACCCACCCCGAATGGGACGGCGTCGACGCCACGCTGCGGAAACTGGCCGCGCAGACCGGCCGTCGGATCGCCCTGACCACCCAGCAGCGCACGCCCCTCGCCGACTCCGCCGACTCCGCCGACTCCGCCGACTCGGCGGGCCCGGTCCCCGCCCTGCCACCCACGGCCTCGGCCGTCGTCGACCCGCTCTCCCCGGACACGGCGCTCGCGCCGGCCGGCGGCGCCCAGCCGGGCACCGCCGACCGCATCGACCCCCGCGCGGTGGGCCCCTTCGAACTGACCGCGAGCGAACGCACCCGCCTGCACGACGCCGCACGTCGCGCCGCCGACTGCCTGACCGGATACGGGATCGCCGTGGACGTCGTCGAAGAGCCGAGCGGCCGGCCCCGCATCCAGACCGTCGGCAACGATCCCGACCGTGCCCGGGGCGCCCGGTGCCCGACGGACGCCCTCGACACCCCCACGGCCACCGAGGCGAAGGCGCTCGCCGCCCTCGACGACCTCGCCAACGCCTGCCTCGTCCGCCAGGGTTTCGACGAGGTGCGGCTGAACCCGGACCTTTCCTGGAGTTTGCCCCCGCAGCCGATGCCCGCCCCGCGCGAGGCCGACGACGAGCAGGACCGGGTCGTCGCCTCCTGTGTCGGCACCGCCCGGCGCGAACAGCTCAGCGCATACGTCGCCTCGCCCGCGCTGCTGTTCATCGGCGATGCCGACACGGCGAACGTGCCCGGCTTCGACCTGTCGCCGGCGAACACGGCCCGTATCGCGGGCGCGGCGGCCCTCGTCCTGGCTCTCACCTTCGGGGCCTCCCTGCTCGCCGCCACCCGCCTGGTACGGCCGCTGCAGGCGCTCACAGGCGCGGCCCAGCGGATGAAGGACGGCCACCCGGAGCCGGTGCCCGTCAGCGCCGACAACGAGATCGGTCGCCTGGCCGCGGCCTTCAACGACATGGCCGCCCACCGTGCCCGGCTCGAGGGGCAGCGCAAGGCGATGGTCAGCGACGTCGCCCACGAACTGCGCACACCCCTGAGCAACATCCGCGGTTGGCTGGAAGCGGCACAGGACGGGCTCGCGGAACCCGACCCGGCTCTCGTCTCCTCCCTCCTGGAGGAGGCCGTGCAGCTCCAGCACATCATCGACGACCTCCGGGACCTGTCGGAGGCCGACGCCGGCGCCCTGCGCCTGCACCCGGAGCCCCTGCGCGTCGGCGAACTGCTCGGCCAGGCCACCGCGGCGCACCAAGGTCTCGCGGAGGCCGCCGGAGTCACGCTGAAGACCGTCGTCGGCGCGGCCGTACCCGTCCTGACGGCCGACCCGGTACGGCTGCGCCAGGCCCTGGGCAACCTCCTCTCCAACGCGGTACGCCACACCCCGGCAGGCGGCAGCGTCACCCTGAGGGCGTACGAGGCGGAGGCCGGCACCGTCGCCGTGGAGGTGGCCGACACGGGCAGCGGCATCCCGGCGGACGCCCTGCCGTACGTCTTCGACCGCTTCTGGAGGGCGGAGAAGTCCCGCAACCGGCGCACCGGGGGCAGCGGACTCGGTCTGGCGATCGTGCGCCAACTGGCCGAGGCGCACGGCGGCACCGTCGAAGTGAGCGGCGGCGAGGGGCGGGGCGCCGTGTTCACGCTGCGGCTCCCGGCGGCGGGACCTGACGGGATGACCACAGCGGTCTGA
- a CDS encoding MFS transporter: MSGQGGPKATRRGPLATVLAANAVSITGNSLTLIGVPWFALQTTGSPGKAGLVAFCATLPVVVSAIIGGPVIDRIGRRRVSIITDVVCAVALAAIPLLHYAGALRFWMLCALMAVTGLFHAPGETARYVLVPDLAELAGTRLSRAASLFDAVSRGARMAGAALAGVLIALIGAEAVLLIDAATFCGSALLIRLGLRRVGAAEPQRNSTPVSFAAYRDQLREGYAFLLRTRLLLGVVLMVMVTNGLDQGWSSVLMPVHAKDNLGGARDLGLLAAVFGGCALLGALLYAAVGHRFRRRVLFTVAFLICGLPRFAVAALVDGTVPLAVTMAAGGLAAGMLNPILTTVMYERVPERLRSRVASTTTAGVLMTTPLGGLAAGYLIEQAGLATALLTMGGLYFLTTLAPAVFPRWREMDAGGVPQEGRPEKEPDEGPDDGPDDGLEVSSSGPSRPSPATAGTPPRP; encoded by the coding sequence ATGAGCGGGCAGGGGGGACCGAAGGCGACGCGGAGGGGGCCGCTCGCCACCGTACTGGCGGCCAACGCCGTCTCCATCACCGGCAATTCACTCACCCTCATCGGCGTCCCGTGGTTCGCGCTCCAGACCACGGGCAGCCCCGGCAAGGCCGGCCTGGTCGCCTTCTGCGCCACGCTGCCGGTCGTCGTCTCCGCCATCATCGGCGGACCCGTCATCGACCGGATCGGCCGACGCCGGGTCAGCATCATCACCGACGTCGTCTGCGCCGTCGCGCTCGCCGCGATCCCGCTGCTCCACTACGCGGGAGCGCTCCGGTTCTGGATGCTGTGCGCGCTCATGGCCGTCACCGGCCTCTTCCACGCACCCGGCGAGACCGCCCGCTACGTGCTCGTGCCCGACCTCGCCGAGCTGGCGGGGACACGGCTGTCCCGTGCCGCAAGCCTCTTCGACGCCGTCTCGCGCGGCGCCCGGATGGCCGGCGCGGCCCTCGCCGGCGTCCTCATCGCGCTCATCGGCGCGGAGGCGGTCCTGCTCATCGACGCGGCCACGTTCTGCGGCTCCGCCCTGCTGATCCGCCTCGGCCTGCGGCGGGTCGGCGCGGCCGAACCGCAGCGGAACTCAACACCGGTGTCCTTCGCCGCCTACCGGGACCAACTGCGCGAGGGCTACGCCTTTCTGCTGCGCACACGCCTGCTGCTGGGCGTCGTGCTGATGGTGATGGTCACCAACGGCCTCGACCAGGGCTGGAGTTCGGTCCTGATGCCCGTACACGCCAAGGACAACCTGGGCGGCGCGCGGGACCTGGGCCTGCTGGCCGCCGTCTTCGGCGGCTGCGCCCTGCTCGGGGCACTGCTCTACGCGGCCGTCGGGCACCGCTTCCGGCGGCGGGTGCTCTTCACCGTCGCGTTCCTGATCTGCGGACTGCCGCGGTTCGCCGTGGCGGCGCTGGTCGACGGCACCGTGCCGCTGGCCGTCACCATGGCGGCGGGTGGGCTGGCCGCCGGGATGCTCAACCCGATCCTGACCACGGTCATGTACGAGCGGGTACCGGAGCGGCTGCGCAGCCGCGTAGCGAGCACCACCACGGCCGGGGTGCTGATGACCACACCGCTCGGCGGCCTGGCGGCCGGCTACCTCATCGAACAGGCGGGCCTGGCGACGGCGCTGCTCACCATGGGCGGGCTGTACTTCCTGACGACGCTGGCCCCGGCCGTGTTCCCGCGCTGGCGGGAGATGGACGCGGGAGGCGTCCCGCAGGAGGGCCGCCCGGAGAAGGAGCCGGACGAGGGCCCGGACGACGGCCCGGACGACGGCCTCGAGGTCAGCAGCTCGGGACCTTCCCGCCCTTCTCCAGCGACCGCAGGGACTCCACCGCGCCCTTGA
- the hppD gene encoding 4-hydroxyphenylpyruvate dioxygenase, giving the protein MTETIDHTPDTTRQADPFPVKGMDAVVFAVGNAKQAAHYYSTAFGMKLVAYSGPENGSRETASYVLTNGAARFVLTSVIKASTDWGHFLADHVAAHGDGVVDLAIEVPDARKAYAYAVEHGATGITEPYEVKDEHGTVVMAAIATYGKTRHTLVERSGYDGPYLPGFAAAAPIVEPPAKRTFQAIDHCVGNVELGRMNEWVGFYNKVMGFTNMKEFVGDDIATEYSALMSKVVADGTLKVKFPINEPAIAKKKSQIDEYLEFYGGAGVQHIALATNDIVSTVRSMRAAGVQFLDTPDSYYDTLGEWAGETRVPVETLRELKILVDRDEDGYLLQIFTKPVQDRPTVFFEMIERHGSMGFGKGNFKALFEAIEREQEKRGNL; this is encoded by the coding sequence ATGACTGAGACCATCGATCACACCCCCGACACCACGCGGCAGGCCGACCCCTTCCCGGTGAAGGGAATGGACGCGGTCGTCTTCGCCGTCGGCAACGCCAAGCAGGCCGCGCACTACTACTCCACGGCCTTCGGCATGAAGCTCGTCGCCTACTCCGGACCGGAGAACGGCAGCCGCGAGACCGCGAGTTACGTCCTCACCAACGGCGCCGCCCGCTTCGTCCTCACCTCCGTGATCAAGGCGTCCACCGACTGGGGCCACTTCCTCGCCGACCACGTCGCCGCTCACGGTGACGGGGTCGTCGACCTGGCCATCGAGGTGCCGGACGCCCGCAAGGCGTACGCGTACGCGGTCGAGCACGGCGCCACCGGCATCACCGAGCCGTACGAGGTCAAGGACGAGCACGGCACCGTCGTGATGGCCGCCATCGCCACCTACGGCAAGACCCGCCACACCCTCGTCGAGCGCAGCGGCTACGACGGCCCGTACCTGCCCGGCTTCGCCGCCGCCGCCCCGATCGTCGAGCCGCCGGCCAAGCGGACCTTCCAGGCCATCGACCACTGCGTCGGCAACGTCGAACTCGGCCGGATGAACGAGTGGGTCGGCTTCTACAACAAGGTCATGGGCTTCACCAACATGAAGGAGTTCGTGGGCGACGACATCGCCACCGAGTACTCCGCCCTGATGTCGAAGGTCGTCGCCGACGGCACCCTCAAGGTGAAGTTCCCGATCAACGAGCCGGCGATCGCGAAGAAGAAGTCGCAGATCGACGAGTACCTCGAGTTCTACGGCGGCGCCGGCGTCCAGCACATCGCGCTCGCCACGAACGACATCGTCTCCACCGTGCGTTCCATGCGCGCCGCGGGCGTCCAGTTCCTCGACACCCCCGACTCGTACTACGACACGCTCGGCGAGTGGGCCGGCGAGACCCGGGTGCCGGTCGAGACGCTGCGCGAGCTGAAGATCCTGGTCGACCGCGACGAGGACGGCTACCTGCTGCAGATCTTCACCAAGCCGGTCCAGGACCGCCCCACGGTCTTCTTCGAGATGATCGAGCGACACGGTTCGATGGGCTTCGGCAAGGGCAACTTCAAGGCGCTCTTCGAGGCGATCGAGCGCGAGCAGGAGAAGCGCGGAAACCTGTAG
- a CDS encoding ArsR/SmtB family transcription factor, translating into MSEKEEPREPAEGEAGARKVRALDPRSLRGLAHPLRMRLFQTLRQDGPATASRLAEKLGESSGATSYHLRQLAAHGFVEDDPERGKGRERWWKASIDGMLFDHALYTDPDPTVRGAADLYLHEHATMHTQEVATWLGTLRDWPEEWQRVSDLSDFTLRLTAAQAHELSEKIHTLIESYRDHERAPGTEGAAQVRLHLHAFPRSTG; encoded by the coding sequence ATGAGCGAGAAAGAGGAACCGAGAGAGCCCGCCGAGGGCGAGGCCGGGGCGCGCAAGGTCCGTGCGCTGGATCCGCGCTCCCTGCGCGGGCTCGCCCACCCTCTGCGGATGCGCCTGTTCCAGACGCTGCGCCAGGACGGCCCCGCGACCGCCTCCCGGCTCGCCGAGAAACTCGGCGAGTCCAGCGGTGCCACCAGCTACCACCTGCGCCAGCTCGCGGCCCACGGCTTCGTCGAGGACGACCCGGAGCGCGGCAAGGGCCGGGAGCGATGGTGGAAGGCCTCCATCGACGGCATGCTCTTCGACCACGCCCTTTACACCGACCCCGATCCGACGGTGCGCGGAGCCGCCGACCTGTATCTCCACGAGCACGCGACCATGCACACGCAGGAGGTCGCCACCTGGCTGGGCACCCTGAGGGACTGGCCCGAGGAGTGGCAGCGCGTCTCCGACCTCAGCGACTTCACCCTGCGCCTGACCGCGGCGCAGGCCCACGAGCTCAGCGAGAAGATCCACACGCTCATCGAGAGCTACCGCGACCACGAACGGGCGCCCGGTACCGAAGGCGCCGCCCAGGTCCGGCTGCACCTCCACGCATTCCCGCGCTCCACCGGCTGA
- a CDS encoding response regulator transcription factor — protein sequence MVAEDDGKQAELIRRYLEHEGHAVTLVRDGRAAIDAVRGREPDLLLLDVMMPRADGLDVLRVLRAEARELPVLMLTARTTEDDLLLGLDLGADDYMTKPYSPRELMARVRTLLRRTRPVAAARPSAALAVGALHVDPDRHEVTVHGEPVECTPGEFRILAAMAAEPDRVFTRQLLLAELHGYDRYISDRTVDVHVMNLRKKIESAPRRPVRLLTVFGVGYKLTDPDKGASRAAG from the coding sequence ATGGTGGCCGAAGACGACGGCAAACAGGCCGAACTGATACGCCGGTACCTGGAACACGAGGGTCATGCGGTCACCCTCGTACGCGACGGCAGAGCGGCCATCGACGCCGTCCGCGGACGCGAACCCGACCTGCTGCTGCTCGATGTGATGATGCCCCGCGCCGACGGGCTGGACGTGCTGCGCGTGCTGCGCGCCGAGGCCCGCGAACTGCCGGTGCTGATGCTCACCGCCCGCACCACCGAGGACGACCTGCTGCTCGGCCTCGACCTCGGGGCCGACGACTACATGACCAAGCCCTACAGCCCGCGGGAACTGATGGCCCGGGTCCGCACACTGCTCCGCCGCACCCGGCCCGTGGCCGCCGCCCGGCCGTCGGCGGCGCTGGCCGTCGGCGCGCTGCACGTCGACCCCGACCGGCACGAAGTCACCGTCCACGGCGAGCCGGTGGAGTGCACACCCGGCGAGTTCCGCATCCTCGCCGCCATGGCGGCCGAGCCCGACCGGGTCTTCACCAGACAGCTGCTGCTCGCCGAACTCCACGGCTACGACCGGTACATCAGCGACCGCACCGTCGACGTCCACGTCATGAACCTGCGCAAGAAGATCGAATCCGCCCCGCGCCGCCCCGTACGTCTGCTCACGGTCTTCGGCGTCGGCTACAAACTGACGGACCCGGACAAGGGCGCCTCCCGTGCCGCGGGCTGA
- a CDS encoding PDZ domain-containing protein — MLSSLTRPRALAVCALPVLALFTVAGLAPLPFVVAQPGMTADVLGEHQGTPVITISGAPTRPTEGALRMTTIVATGPAADVDLGDVADGWFRTDRAVLPRDAVYPPGKSEKEVQRHNARDMEESQDVATRAALSYLGEDPAEVKVSLHLADVGGPSAGLLFSLGIIDKLEGDGAGGDLTGGRSIAGTGTITADGKVGAVGGVSLKTQAAARDGATVFLVPEDECSDAQAELPEGMRLIPVTTLKGAVESLRSLEKGGKVPSC; from the coding sequence GTGCTCTCCAGTCTCACGCGCCCCCGCGCCCTCGCCGTCTGTGCCCTGCCCGTTCTCGCGTTGTTCACCGTCGCCGGGCTCGCGCCGCTGCCGTTCGTCGTCGCCCAGCCCGGGATGACCGCGGACGTGCTCGGCGAGCACCAGGGGACGCCGGTGATCACGATCTCCGGTGCGCCGACCCGCCCCACCGAGGGGGCGTTGCGGATGACGACGATCGTGGCGACCGGTCCCGCCGCCGACGTGGACCTGGGTGACGTGGCCGACGGCTGGTTCCGTACCGACCGTGCCGTGCTGCCGCGGGACGCGGTCTATCCGCCGGGCAAGTCGGAGAAGGAGGTCCAGCGGCACAACGCCAGGGACATGGAGGAGTCGCAGGACGTCGCCACCCGGGCCGCCCTCTCGTACCTCGGCGAGGATCCGGCCGAGGTGAAGGTCTCGCTGCACCTGGCCGATGTGGGCGGACCCAGCGCCGGGCTGCTGTTCTCGCTGGGCATCATCGACAAGCTGGAGGGCGACGGCGCCGGCGGCGACCTCACCGGCGGCCGCAGCATCGCGGGTACGGGGACGATCACCGCCGACGGGAAGGTCGGCGCGGTCGGCGGGGTGTCGCTGAAGACGCAGGCGGCGGCCCGCGACGGGGCGACCGTCTTCCTCGTGCCGGAGGACGAGTGCTCCGACGCGCAGGCCGAGCTGCCCGAGGGGATGCGCCTGATCCCCGTGACGACGCTCAAGGGCGCGGTGGAGTCCCTGCGGTCGCTGGAGAAGGGCGGGAAGGTCCCGAGCTGCTGA